A portion of the Nitratidesulfovibrio termitidis HI1 genome contains these proteins:
- a CDS encoding DDE-type integrase/transposase/recombinase has translation MEHPFWGYRRVWATLRYKNGLIINVKRVARLMRLHGLGVKRAALRAKRTPSGSKPRPVRPCQWWGIDMTKVMTEGGWVYIVLVVDWFSKKIVGHHADYRSRSHEWLQALDTAIQTHFPGGVRGHGLSLMSDNGCQPTGTAFMRD, from the coding sequence ATGGAACATCCCTTTTGGGGCTATCGCCGCGTATGGGCCACCCTTCGGTATAAAAACGGCCTGATCATCAACGTCAAACGAGTGGCACGCCTGATGCGTCTGCATGGCCTTGGGGTGAAGCGCGCAGCCTTGCGGGCAAAGCGCACCCCTTCCGGAAGCAAGCCGCGCCCCGTCCGCCCGTGTCAGTGGTGGGGCATCGACATGACCAAGGTCATGACGGAAGGCGGCTGGGTGTATATCGTGCTGGTGGTGGACTGGTTTTCCAAGAAGATCGTGGGCCACCATGCCGACTACCGGAGCCGGAGCCATGAGTGGCTGCAAGCTCTGGATACGGCTATCCAGACGCACTTTCCCGGAGGCGTCCGGGGGCACGGCCTGAGCCTGATGAGCGACAACGGCTGCCAACCGACAGGAACGGCTTTTATGCGCGACT
- a CDS encoding transposase gives MKRRVWDSKSKARIVLEGLQGRSVASICSEYQITQGMYYRWRDTLLANAALAFEVGATNRREERLATENQKLKQAVGELTLELKKNDW, from the coding sequence ATGAAACGCCGAGTCTGGGACAGCAAAAGCAAGGCCCGCATTGTGCTTGAGGGATTGCAGGGTCGCTCTGTGGCAAGCATTTGCAGTGAGTATCAAATCACTCAGGGTATGTATTACCGCTGGCGCGACACGTTGTTGGCCAATGCCGCCCTGGCTTTTGAGGTGGGCGCCACTAACCGACGAGAAGAACGCCTTGCGACAGAGAACCAAAAACTCAAGCAAGCCGTTGGCGAACTGACGCTGGAGTTAAAAAAAAACGACTGGTAA
- a CDS encoding energy-coupling factor ABC transporter ATP-binding protein: protein MSTAATPPDNGLPDNGQSSPHAPSHEHDHDHEQAHGGEHDHAHPHDHPHPHPDTDAAPPLAAVEDICFTYPGSAEPVLRDASLALRPGRRIGLLGHNGSGKSTLLHLLMGLLRPQTGRVLHRGVPLTREADFAPLRREVGFLFQNSDDQLFCPTVLEDVAFGPLNHGASPAEARDVAESTLERLGFAGFGSRVTHRLSGGEKKMIALAAVLAMQPQALLLDEPTNDLDPRTRDRLIATLAAHSPTHLIISHDWDFLAQTCDSFLSVRDGIVRIATHTPHTHVHTHTGGDVHHHHG, encoded by the coding sequence ATGAGCACCGCCGCCACCCCGCCCGATAACGGACTGCCCGACAACGGACAGTCCAGCCCTCATGCGCCCAGCCACGAACATGACCACGATCATGAACAGGCGCACGGAGGGGAGCACGATCACGCCCACCCGCACGACCATCCACATCCCCATCCCGACACCGATGCCGCGCCGCCGCTGGCTGCCGTGGAGGACATCTGCTTCACCTATCCCGGCAGCGCGGAACCGGTGTTGCGCGACGCTTCGCTGGCATTGCGCCCCGGACGGCGCATCGGGCTTCTGGGGCACAACGGCAGCGGCAAGTCCACCCTGCTGCACCTGCTCATGGGGTTGCTGCGGCCCCAGACGGGCCGGGTGTTGCATCGTGGCGTGCCCCTGACGCGCGAGGCAGACTTCGCCCCGCTGCGCCGCGAGGTGGGGTTCCTGTTCCAGAACTCCGACGACCAGCTGTTCTGCCCCACCGTGCTCGAAGACGTGGCCTTCGGCCCGCTGAACCACGGCGCGTCACCCGCAGAGGCCCGCGATGTGGCCGAGTCCACCCTTGAACGCCTGGGCTTTGCCGGGTTCGGCAGCCGGGTCACCCACCGCCTGTCCGGGGGCGAAAAGAAGATGATCGCCCTGGCCGCCGTGCTGGCCATGCAGCCGCAGGCCCTGCTGCTGGACGAACCCACCAACGACCTCGACCCGCGCACCCGCGACCGGCTCATCGCCACTCTGGCCGCGCACAGCCCCACCCACCTGATCATCTCGCACGACTGGGACTTTCTGGCCCAGACCTGCGACAGCTTTCTCAGCGTGCGGGACGGCATCGTCCGCATCGCCACCCATACCCCGCATACCCACGTGCACACCCACACCGGGGGCGACGTGCACCACCATCACGGGTAA
- the cbiQ gene encoding cobalt ECF transporter T component CbiQ, which yields MLDEPFSRGASRLHLADPRCKLVAALSVAVCVALLRSPGPAALALLLGAMLCAWARLPLPRLLRRLAAVNVFVAFLWLFLPFSLPGAPLLRIGPFPGLPDWLSLTATDAGVAQAVLVTLKSNAIVLAFIALAGTSDITAVGHAVAGLGLPDKLALLLLFTWRQLHVVAQEYHRLRTAAKVRGFIPGTNLHTYRTYANLAGMVLVRSFDRAERVAQAMRLRGFAGRFHMLAEPAGHPGDRLLAATIILCAVALLAADILQPLTALP from the coding sequence GTGCTGGACGAACCCTTCAGCCGGGGCGCCTCGCGCCTGCATCTGGCCGACCCGCGTTGCAAGCTGGTGGCCGCGCTGTCCGTTGCCGTGTGCGTCGCCCTGTTGCGCTCGCCCGGCCCGGCGGCACTGGCCCTGCTGCTGGGCGCCATGCTGTGCGCCTGGGCGCGCCTGCCCCTGCCCCGCCTGCTGCGGCGGCTGGCCGCCGTGAACGTGTTCGTGGCCTTCCTGTGGCTGTTCCTGCCCTTTTCGCTGCCCGGCGCGCCGCTGCTGCGCATCGGCCCCTTTCCCGGCCTGCCGGACTGGCTGAGCCTGACCGCCACCGACGCGGGCGTGGCCCAGGCCGTGCTGGTCACCCTGAAATCCAACGCCATCGTGCTGGCCTTCATCGCCCTGGCGGGCACCTCGGACATCACCGCCGTGGGCCATGCCGTGGCCGGGTTGGGCCTGCCGGACAAACTGGCCCTGCTGCTGCTGTTCACCTGGCGGCAGCTGCACGTGGTGGCTCAGGAATACCACCGCCTGCGCACCGCGGCCAAGGTGCGCGGCTTCATCCCCGGCACCAACCTGCACACCTACCGGACCTATGCCAACCTGGCGGGCATGGTGCTGGTGCGCAGCTTCGACCGGGCCGAACGTGTGGCCCAGGCCATGCGACTGCGCGGCTTTGCCGGGCGCTTCCACATGCTGGCCGAGCCCGCCGGGCATCCCGGTGACCGACTGCTGGCCGCCACCATCATCCTGTGCGCGGTCGCCCTGCTGGCCGCCGACATCCTTCAGCCCCTCACCGCACTGCCATGA
- the cbiM gene encoding cobalt transporter CbiM has translation MHISEGVLSPVVLGAGAALAALGVTTGLKRLDYDRLMTVAILSSAFFVASLIHVPIGPSSAHLVLNGLLGVMLGWAAFPAIFVALALQALLFQFGGLTVLGVNTFNMALPPVLCFYVFRPMLTGPSRLRGGAAFACGFLSVGASALLTAVSLGLSGEAFIPAARALMLAHIPIMIAEGVVTALVVSFIARVRPEMLAFTSTAHG, from the coding sequence ATGCACATTTCGGAAGGGGTGCTTTCCCCGGTGGTGCTCGGCGCGGGTGCGGCGCTGGCCGCCCTTGGCGTCACCACGGGTCTCAAACGGCTGGACTACGATCGCCTGATGACCGTGGCCATCCTGTCCTCCGCCTTTTTCGTGGCCTCGCTGATCCACGTGCCCATCGGCCCTTCCAGCGCCCATCTCGTGCTCAACGGGCTTTTGGGCGTCATGCTGGGCTGGGCCGCCTTTCCCGCCATCTTCGTGGCCCTGGCGTTGCAGGCGCTGCTGTTCCAGTTCGGGGGGCTGACCGTGCTGGGGGTGAACACCTTCAACATGGCCCTGCCGCCGGTGCTGTGCTTCTACGTCTTCCGGCCCATGCTGACCGGCCCCTCCCGCCTGCGCGGGGGCGCGGCCTTTGCCTGCGGCTTTCTGTCCGTAGGCGCATCCGCCCTGCTCACCGCCGTGTCGCTGGGGCTGTCCGGCGAGGCGTTCATCCCCGCCGCGCGGGCGCTGATGCTGGCGCACATTCCGATCATGATCGCGGAAGGCGTGGTGACGGCGCTGGTGGTGTCGTTCATCGCCCGGGTGCGGCCCGAAATGCTGGCCTTCACCTCCACGGCACACGGCTAG
- a CDS encoding sodium:proton antiporter codes for MAIVTAVATMLPGMAFAAGAGAPHLDGALLGGLWAVPFACMLLSIAVFPLVAPHFWHHHFGKVSAFWGLAFLVPFALKFGASLALYEVLHTLLLEYIPFIILLFALFTVAGGVRLTGSLVGTPMVNTLLLAIGTVLASWMGTTGAAMLLIRPLLRANAHRKFKVHSVVFFIFLVANIGGSLTPLGDPPLFLGFLKGVSFFWTTIHMLPPMLLVSVLLLAVFFALDTVLFGKEGRPVPPQQDGGEKLGLEGSVNLLLLGGVVAAVLLSGFWKPGVEFNVYHVPVELQNIVRDIILLIIAGLSLKLTDPESRIKNDFSWGPIAEVAKLFAGIFVSMIPAIAILKAGESGALRSVIQMVSHDGQPVNVMYFWLTGLLSSFLDNAPTYLVFFNTAGGDAMHLMHDMTQTLLAISAGAVFMGANTYIGNAPNFMVRSIAEEQGVKMPSFFGYMAWSFGILVPTFILVTLVFFM; via the coding sequence ATGGCCATCGTGACCGCCGTAGCCACCATGCTTCCGGGCATGGCGTTCGCCGCCGGCGCAGGTGCGCCGCATCTCGACGGCGCGCTGCTCGGTGGCCTGTGGGCGGTGCCGTTTGCCTGCATGCTGCTGTCCATCGCCGTTTTTCCCCTGGTGGCGCCGCACTTCTGGCACCATCACTTCGGCAAGGTTTCCGCGTTCTGGGGGCTGGCCTTCCTTGTACCCTTCGCCCTCAAGTTCGGCGCCTCGCTGGCCCTGTACGAAGTGCTGCACACCCTGCTGCTGGAATACATTCCCTTCATCATCCTGCTGTTCGCCCTGTTCACCGTGGCGGGCGGCGTGCGCCTGACCGGTTCGCTGGTGGGCACCCCCATGGTCAACACGCTGCTGCTGGCCATCGGCACGGTGCTGGCAAGCTGGATGGGCACCACCGGCGCGGCCATGCTGCTGATCCGCCCGCTGCTGCGCGCCAACGCCCACCGCAAGTTCAAGGTGCATTCGGTGGTGTTCTTCATCTTTCTGGTGGCCAACATCGGCGGTTCGCTGACCCCGCTGGGCGACCCGCCGCTGTTCCTCGGCTTCCTCAAGGGCGTTTCGTTCTTCTGGACCACCATCCACATGCTGCCGCCCATGCTGCTGGTTTCCGTGCTGCTGCTGGCCGTGTTCTTCGCGCTGGACACCGTGCTGTTCGGCAAGGAAGGCCGCCCCGTCCCGCCGCAGCAGGATGGCGGTGAAAAGCTGGGCCTGGAAGGCAGCGTGAACCTGCTGCTGCTGGGCGGCGTGGTTGCCGCGGTGCTCTTGAGCGGCTTCTGGAAGCCGGGCGTGGAATTCAACGTGTACCACGTGCCGGTGGAACTGCAGAACATCGTGCGCGACATCATCCTGCTGATCATAGCCGGGCTGTCGCTGAAGCTGACCGACCCCGAATCGCGCATCAAGAACGATTTCAGCTGGGGCCCCATCGCCGAAGTGGCCAAGCTGTTCGCGGGCATCTTCGTCAGCATGATTCCGGCCATCGCCATCCTGAAGGCTGGCGAAAGCGGCGCGTTGCGCTCGGTGATCCAGATGGTGTCGCACGACGGCCAGCCGGTGAACGTCATGTACTTCTGGCTGACCGGCCTGTTGTCCAGCTTCCTGGACAACGCGCCCACCTACCTGGTGTTCTTCAACACCGCAGGCGGCGACGCCATGCACCTGATGCACGACATGACCCAGACGCTGCTGGCCATTTCCGCCGGTGCCGTGTTCATGGGCGCCAACACCTACATCGGCAACGCGCCCAATTTCATGGTGCGCTCCATCGCCGAAGAACAGGGCGTGAAGATGCCCAGCTTCTTCGGCTACATGGCCTGGTCGTTCGGCATCCTGGTGCCCACGTTCATCCTGGTGACGCTGGTCTTCTTCATGTAG